In a genomic window of Bacillales bacterium:
- the ehuB gene encoding ectoine/hydroxyectoine ABC transporter substrate-binding protein EhuB encodes MRKILSIIAVCLSLALVAACGSSDEGASKTGGSEGSGGEQSLLAKIKERGYITVGFSNEAPYAYKDENGKLTGAAVEVARAVFKSMGIELKGQLAEWQQLIPSVKTGKLDVITAGMAITPDRCKQIDFAHPSIVYGEGIVVKKGNPLDLHSYKDIKETGAKVAVLNGGTELGFLKEVGVDESQIMTVSSVADGFSAVKTGRADVTTATQLTVKKAVKDAGGDALQYVQEFEQPDVEGVPSYGAAGFNKNADELRKAYNEKLDELRKSGKLKEIITNLPLWDESNVYKGEPTTEELCQG; translated from the coding sequence ATGAGAAAAATTTTATCCATTATTGCAGTCTGTCTTTCGCTTGCTCTTGTTGCTGCTTGCGGGTCTTCCGATGAAGGCGCGAGCAAAACTGGCGGAAGCGAAGGCAGCGGAGGAGAACAGTCGCTGCTCGCGAAAATTAAAGAGCGCGGGTACATCACCGTTGGGTTTTCCAACGAAGCCCCGTATGCGTACAAAGATGAGAATGGTAAGTTAACCGGGGCCGCGGTGGAAGTCGCACGCGCCGTGTTCAAGTCGATGGGTATAGAATTGAAAGGGCAGCTCGCCGAATGGCAGCAGCTTATCCCAAGTGTGAAAACCGGCAAGCTTGACGTCATTACTGCCGGTATGGCAATCACGCCGGATCGGTGTAAACAAATCGACTTCGCGCATCCCAGCATCGTGTACGGGGAAGGGATCGTCGTGAAGAAAGGCAATCCGCTCGACTTGCACAGCTATAAAGACATAAAAGAAACCGGCGCGAAGGTTGCTGTGTTGAACGGCGGTACCGAGCTCGGTTTCTTGAAAGAAGTCGGTGTCGATGAAAGCCAAATCATGACCGTTTCGAGCGTCGCTGATGGGTTCTCGGCCGTGAAAACGGGTCGGGCGGATGTGACGACAGCGACGCAGTTGACGGTAAAAAAAGCGGTGAAAGACGCGGGAGGCGACGCACTTCAATACGTTCAGGAGTTTGAGCAGCCCGACGTTGAAGGTGTGCCGAGTTACGGCGCTGCCGGCTTTAACAAAAACGCCGACGAACTGCGCAAGGCGTACAACGAGAAACTCGATGAACTGCGGAAGAGCGGCAAGCTGAAAGAGATCATCACGAACCTCCCGTTATGGGACGAATCGAACGTCTACAAAGGGGAACCGACAACCGAAGAATTGTGTCAAGGCTAA